In one Zobellia galactanivorans genomic region, the following are encoded:
- a CDS encoding YpdA family putative bacillithiol disulfide reductase: MEHFRVVIIGGGPIGIACGLEAKKKGLDYVILEKGPIVNSLFNYPQNMQFFSSSEKLEIDEIPFISKEAKPKRNEALEYYRRIVSSNKLNIRLFEKVEKVEKTNGSFSIATSKQSYTADKVVVATGFYDLPNTLNIPGEDLPKIAHYYNDPHYYAHQKLAVVGASNSAIDAALECWRKGAEVSLIIRGNEVGQRVKYWVRPDIINRIEEGSIKAYYNSVLKEVRPNEIVVDTPEGTITLENDFVLALTGYKPNFDFLTRMGVKLSDDEKKLPQYDPETMETNVSGIYLAGVICGGMETHKWFIENSRIHAKLIIASILKEEEISKT, from the coding sequence ATGGAGCATTTTCGAGTTGTAATTATAGGAGGCGGACCTATAGGAATCGCATGCGGACTTGAAGCCAAAAAAAAAGGACTGGACTACGTCATCCTTGAAAAAGGCCCTATTGTAAACTCCTTGTTCAACTACCCACAGAACATGCAGTTTTTTTCTTCTTCGGAAAAGCTTGAAATCGATGAAATACCTTTCATCAGCAAAGAGGCCAAACCCAAGCGAAACGAGGCCCTAGAGTATTACCGAAGAATAGTTAGTTCCAACAAGCTGAACATACGCCTATTCGAAAAAGTGGAAAAAGTGGAAAAGACCAACGGAAGTTTTAGCATCGCCACTAGCAAACAGAGCTATACCGCCGACAAGGTTGTCGTGGCCACAGGGTTTTACGACCTGCCCAATACCCTGAACATACCCGGGGAAGACCTACCTAAAATTGCCCATTACTACAATGACCCGCATTATTATGCCCATCAAAAACTAGCCGTTGTGGGCGCTAGTAATTCGGCCATTGACGCAGCTTTGGAATGTTGGCGCAAGGGAGCCGAAGTTTCACTGATCATAAGGGGAAACGAAGTGGGCCAACGTGTAAAATATTGGGTGCGCCCCGATATCATCAATCGTATCGAAGAGGGCAGTATCAAGGCGTATTACAATTCCGTGCTTAAAGAAGTTCGCCCAAATGAAATCGTCGTCGATACCCCTGAGGGTACTATCACTTTAGAAAACGACTTTGTATTGGCCTTGACAGGTTACAAGCCAAATTTTGACTTCTTGACACGTATGGGAGTCAAACTTTCAGATGACGAAAAAAAATTGCCCCAATACGATCCCGAGACCATGGAGACCAATGTCTCCGGAATTTATTTGGCAGGGGTTATCTGCGGAGGGATGGAAACCCACAAGTGGTTTATAGAAAACTCTAGGATACACGCCAAACTCATCATTGCCTCGATCCTTAAGGAAGAGGAAATCAGCAAAACCTAA
- a CDS encoding sigma-70 family RNA polymerase sigma factor, giving the protein MRQLKITKQVTNRETASLDKYLQEIGKVDLITADEEVELAQRIKAGDQVALEKLTKANLRFVVSVAKQYQNQGLTLPDLINEGNLGLIKAAQRFDETRGFKFISYAVWWIRQSILQALAEQSRIVRLPLNKIGSINKINKTFAFLEQAHERMPSAEEIAKELDMTVEDVKQSLKNSGRHVSMDAPLIDGEDSNLYDVLRSGESPNPDKELLHESLRTEIERALETLTPREADVIRLYFGLAGQHSMTLEEIGETFDLTRERVRQIKEKAIRRLKHTSRSKILKTYLG; this is encoded by the coding sequence ATGAGACAGCTTAAAATAACAAAACAGGTCACCAACAGGGAGACCGCATCTTTGGACAAGTACTTGCAAGAAATAGGCAAAGTAGACTTGATTACAGCAGATGAAGAAGTAGAATTGGCACAACGCATCAAGGCAGGCGATCAGGTCGCTCTTGAAAAACTCACAAAGGCCAATCTTCGATTCGTTGTATCGGTTGCCAAGCAGTACCAAAACCAGGGACTTACTTTACCCGATTTGATCAACGAGGGTAACCTTGGCCTTATTAAGGCCGCACAACGCTTTGACGAAACGAGGGGATTTAAATTTATTTCCTATGCTGTATGGTGGATTCGTCAATCGATTTTACAAGCTTTGGCCGAACAATCACGTATTGTACGTTTGCCATTGAACAAAATTGGTTCGATCAACAAAATCAACAAGACCTTTGCTTTTCTTGAGCAAGCACATGAGCGTATGCCATCTGCGGAAGAAATTGCAAAAGAGCTGGATATGACGGTGGAGGATGTGAAGCAATCACTTAAGAACTCAGGTCGTCACGTATCTATGGACGCTCCTTTGATCGACGGTGAAGATTCTAACCTATACGATGTACTTCGTAGTGGTGAATCGCCAAACCCCGACAAAGAATTGTTGCACGAATCTTTGCGCACCGAAATTGAGCGCGCTTTGGAAACCTTGACCCCTAGGGAAGCCGATGTCATCCGTTTGTACTTCGGTTTGGCCGGACAGCACTCAATGACACTAGAGGAAATTGGCGAAACTTTTGACCTGACAAGGGAAAGGGTTCGTCAGATTAAGGAAAAAGCGATCAGAAGGTTGAAACACACTTCAAGAAGTAAGATCCTAAAAACCTATTTGGGTTAA
- the accD gene encoding acetyl-CoA carboxylase, carboxyltransferase subunit beta: protein MTAWFRRKEKGIQTATEEKKDTPKGLWYKSPTGKIVESEVLAKNFYVSPEDDYHVRIGSKEYFEILFDDNKFRELDAKLTSKDPLKFEDTKKYSERLKAAQKKTGLKDAVRTGFGKSMGKDIVIACMDFNFIGGSMGSVVGEKIARAIDYAMKKKVPFVMISKSGGARMMEAALSLMQLAKTSAKLAQLAEAKLPYISLCTDPTTGGTTASYAMLGDINISEPGALIGFAGPRVVKEATGKELPDGFQTAEFVKEHGFLDFISHRRDLKKKINLYIDLIQNNPVRSEEISA, encoded by the coding sequence ATGACGGCTTGGTTCAGAAGAAAGGAAAAGGGAATACAAACGGCGACGGAAGAGAAAAAAGACACCCCAAAAGGGTTGTGGTACAAATCTCCAACGGGAAAGATCGTTGAGTCTGAGGTACTCGCCAAAAACTTTTATGTGAGCCCTGAAGACGACTACCATGTTCGCATCGGGAGTAAAGAGTATTTTGAAATACTTTTTGACGACAACAAATTCAGGGAACTTGATGCCAAATTGACTTCTAAAGACCCTTTAAAATTCGAGGATACCAAAAAATATTCAGAACGCTTAAAGGCCGCCCAGAAGAAAACAGGACTCAAAGACGCCGTTAGAACCGGCTTTGGAAAGTCTATGGGCAAAGACATCGTCATAGCCTGTATGGATTTTAATTTCATAGGCGGCTCAATGGGCAGTGTGGTAGGCGAAAAAATCGCACGGGCCATAGATTATGCCATGAAAAAGAAGGTTCCTTTTGTTATGATTTCAAAATCAGGTGGGGCCCGTATGATGGAAGCCGCCCTTTCATTGATGCAATTGGCCAAGACCTCGGCCAAATTGGCACAATTGGCAGAGGCTAAATTACCGTACATATCGCTTTGTACCGACCCAACTACAGGGGGTACAACGGCTTCATATGCCATGTTGGGCGATATTAACATCTCCGAACCTGGCGCCTTGATCGGTTTTGCCGGGCCAAGGGTGGTAAAAGAAGCTACGGGAAAAGAACTTCCCGATGGTTTCCAAACGGCGGAATTTGTAAAAGAACACGGTTTTCTCGATTTTATCTCCCACAGAAGGGATTTGAAAAAGAAAATCAATCTTTATATTGATTTGATCCAGAACAACCCGGTTAGGTCTGAGGAAATTTCAGCATGA
- a CDS encoding VF530 family protein: MESENKTPKTQPNNPLHGVKLADILEKLTEKYTWEELAERININCFKSNPTIKSSLKFLRRTPWARTKVEQLYLKSFHKK; the protein is encoded by the coding sequence ATGGAATCTGAAAACAAAACACCGAAAACCCAGCCGAACAACCCCTTACATGGGGTAAAACTGGCCGATATCCTAGAAAAGCTTACAGAAAAATACACTTGGGAAGAACTGGCCGAACGCATAAACATCAACTGCTTCAAAAGCAATCCTACCATAAAATCCTCGCTTAAGTTCCTAAGGCGAACACCATGGGCCCGAACCAAGGTAGAACAGTTGTATCTCAAATCGTTTCACAAAAAATAG
- a CDS encoding adenosine deaminase encodes MKDASIQTFIEGLPKTELHLHIEGTFEPELMFKIAKRNHLKIDYADVEALKRAYSFNNLQEFLDIYYAGASVLIKEVDFYDLTWAYLTKVSGQNVKHIEIFFDPQTHTDRGVSFETVLNGIYKALKDGQEQLGISFKLIMNFLRHLDEASAFKTLEQALPHKDKIVAVGLDSSEVGNPPSKFKNVFKKALEEGFLTVAHAGEEGPSEYIWEALDLLMVTRIDHGNRCLDDAKLVKRLAEQQTPLTLCPLSNLELKVVRDLKEHPLPTMMAHGLLVTINSDDPAYFGGYMNENYQGVAQALNLSKPQIATLAKNGFKASWLKNDEKQKYIDEIDRYLQKH; translated from the coding sequence ATGAAAGACGCTTCCATTCAAACTTTTATCGAAGGCTTACCCAAAACCGAACTCCATCTACATATTGAAGGCACTTTTGAACCGGAGTTAATGTTCAAAATCGCAAAACGGAACCATCTTAAAATTGATTATGCCGATGTCGAGGCCTTAAAACGGGCCTATAGCTTTAACAACCTTCAAGAATTCCTAGACATTTACTATGCCGGAGCCTCGGTCCTTATAAAGGAAGTGGACTTTTACGATCTCACCTGGGCCTATCTGACCAAGGTAAGCGGGCAAAATGTCAAACACATAGAAATATTCTTTGACCCACAGACCCATACCGACCGTGGTGTGTCCTTTGAGACCGTCTTGAACGGAATCTACAAGGCCTTGAAAGATGGCCAAGAACAATTGGGCATCAGCTTTAAACTGATCATGAACTTTTTAAGGCATCTCGACGAAGCATCGGCCTTTAAAACATTGGAGCAGGCATTGCCCCACAAAGACAAAATCGTTGCTGTAGGGCTTGATTCCTCTGAAGTGGGCAATCCCCCATCAAAATTTAAAAATGTCTTTAAAAAGGCCTTGGAAGAAGGCTTCTTGACAGTAGCCCATGCCGGTGAAGAAGGTCCGTCAGAATATATCTGGGAGGCTTTAGACCTGCTCATGGTCACCCGAATAGACCATGGCAACCGCTGTCTCGACGATGCGAAACTGGTAAAGCGACTAGCCGAACAACAGACTCCACTTACCCTATGCCCCCTATCGAACCTTGAGTTAAAGGTGGTTCGCGATTTAAAGGAACACCCCTTGCCCACAATGATGGCCCATGGCCTGTTGGTGACCATCAACTCTGACGACCCCGCTTATTTCGGTGGTTATATGAACGAAAATTACCAAGGCGTAGCCCAAGCCTTGAACCTTTCAAAACCCCAAATAGCGACGCTTGCCAAAAACGGATTTAAGGCGAGTTGGCTGAAGAACGACGAAAAACAAAAGTACATAGACGAAATTGATCGCTATCTCCAAAAACACTGA
- the fbaA gene encoding class II fructose-bisphosphate aldolase — MAHSIKPGVATGDEVQAIFNYAKEKGFALPAVNVIGSDTINGVLETAASLNAPVIIQFSNGGAQFNAGKGLSNDGQKAAILGAVAGAKHVHQLAEAYGATVILHTDHCAKKLLPWIDGLLDASEKHFAETGKSLFSSHMIDLSEEPLEENIEICKGYLERMSKMNMTLEIELGITGGEEDGVDNSDVDDSKLYTQPEEVAYAYEELSKVSPKFTIAAAFGNVHGVYKPGNVKLTPKILKNSQEYISEKYGVEHNHIDFVFHGGSGSTVEEIREAIGYGVIKMNIDTDLQYAFLAGVRDYVQDNKDYLQSQIGNPKGADEPNKKYYDPRVWLREGEKSFIERLKKAFEDLNNVNTL, encoded by the coding sequence ATGGCCCACAGTATAAAACCAGGTGTCGCAACAGGTGACGAAGTACAAGCGATTTTCAATTATGCCAAGGAGAAAGGATTTGCCCTTCCGGCAGTGAACGTTATCGGCTCAGATACGATTAACGGTGTTCTAGAAACAGCGGCAAGTTTAAACGCCCCTGTAATCATTCAATTCTCTAATGGCGGTGCTCAGTTTAACGCTGGCAAAGGTCTATCCAACGATGGTCAAAAAGCAGCTATTCTTGGTGCCGTTGCCGGAGCAAAACACGTTCATCAATTGGCAGAGGCCTATGGCGCTACCGTTATTCTTCACACCGACCACTGTGCCAAAAAATTATTGCCTTGGATAGACGGACTTTTAGATGCCAGTGAAAAGCATTTCGCCGAAACCGGAAAATCCCTTTTCAGCTCGCACATGATCGACCTTTCAGAGGAGCCTCTTGAAGAGAACATTGAAATCTGCAAGGGCTACTTAGAGCGCATGAGCAAGATGAACATGACCCTAGAAATCGAACTTGGCATTACAGGTGGTGAGGAAGATGGTGTTGACAACTCAGATGTTGACGATTCTAAATTGTACACCCAGCCCGAAGAAGTTGCCTACGCCTACGAAGAGCTTTCTAAAGTAAGTCCGAAATTCACTATTGCTGCCGCTTTTGGTAACGTTCACGGTGTATACAAACCAGGTAACGTTAAGTTGACCCCAAAAATCCTTAAAAACTCCCAAGAATACATTTCCGAAAAATACGGTGTAGAGCATAACCATATCGATTTTGTTTTTCACGGAGGATCGGGTTCTACCGTTGAAGAAATCAGGGAAGCTATTGGCTACGGGGTTATAAAAATGAATATCGACACCGATTTGCAGTATGCATTTTTAGCTGGGGTACGTGATTATGTCCAAGACAACAAAGACTACCTACAATCACAAATAGGAAACCCAAAAGGTGCCGACGAACCTAACAAGAAATATTACGACCCAAGAGTTTGGCTACGTGAAGGAGAAAAATCTTTTATCGAAAGATTGAAGAAAGCCTTTGAAGACCTAAACAACGTTAACACCCTATAA
- a CDS encoding tRNA (cytidine(34)-2'-O)-methyltransferase: MSFNIVLVEPEIPNNTGNIGRLALASGAKLHLIKPFGFELDDKRLKRAGLDYWPHLDLYLYDSLDDFLKQHGDKNLVLFSSHASKNHWSIPYEDEQFLVFGKESVGLPPSLVSRYEDHLYKIPLYSEHVRSLNLANAVGIAVYEGLKHI; encoded by the coding sequence ATGTCGTTCAATATTGTACTTGTAGAACCAGAAATACCCAACAATACCGGAAATATTGGCAGACTGGCACTGGCCTCTGGCGCCAAGCTGCACCTTATAAAACCCTTTGGCTTTGAATTGGATGACAAACGCCTTAAACGGGCAGGACTTGACTATTGGCCCCATCTCGATTTGTACCTATACGATAGCTTAGACGACTTTCTGAAGCAACACGGCGACAAGAACCTCGTACTCTTTTCCAGCCATGCTTCAAAAAACCATTGGTCCATTCCTTATGAAGACGAACAATTTCTGGTATTTGGCAAAGAATCGGTGGGCCTTCCCCCTTCCCTAGTTTCGAGGTACGAAGACCACCTGTATAAAATACCCCTTTACAGCGAGCACGTTCGAAGCCTGAACCTGGCCAATGCCGTGGGCATTGCGGTTTATGAAGGCCTTAAGCACATATAA
- a CDS encoding tetratricopeptide repeat-containing sensor histidine kinase, whose product MKAQEADGDSANTDKVQINTFSTIPNNKEESLTSYYEALNNADYGSQRFSVFEQLAEQHIKRGNTDSILHYGNLYMKELGNWDKPDASKQLHYAKAHYFLGIGSHINGLLDKSVEWHIKGLKDAEAAHSEEFQYKNKIGLAHSYIQNSESDKALETLTKAIMDFGTMFPELTIQAQIFMGNAHLMKGEYELAKTQYDEALRMATDFKDFEKQLAAKLELAKLAQATGAIEKAFQEYESVRNQALANDLTAIYFEGSLLLAKLYYLEGMYETANIALSIAYINAIERENLQFQKETLTMQARSFSQLEDYKNAYAAMTQLFRVNNKITAKQQREIIKELEIQYETLEKEKTISSLEEEQIAKNAELERQKTIKNAFLIGFLIILIPIIALLYVYYQKIQAQSELTKKQEVINQQRVTALKQEQELNLIKAAIEGQDEERKRIAQELHDSIGGNLAGIKLQVASLTKESSKWKEINHQLDETYQLVRDISHTLIPKKFKQHAFSELIREYIGSISRSGKLEIGFYPHPEADINGIDDMTQMELFKVIQELMTNTLKHAEASRVDIHLNLLEKELSLLFEDNGKGFDPSDIKEGIGFENIRSRINHMNGTFHIDSLQNRGTVISIEIPIKPTSNEI is encoded by the coding sequence GTGAAGGCCCAAGAAGCCGATGGTGATTCAGCAAACACGGACAAGGTTCAGATAAATACCTTCTCTACCATTCCGAACAACAAGGAAGAATCGCTAACCTCATACTACGAGGCCTTAAACAATGCCGATTACGGGAGCCAGCGCTTTTCGGTTTTTGAGCAATTGGCGGAACAACATATCAAAAGGGGAAATACCGATTCTATCCTGCACTACGGCAACCTATACATGAAGGAACTCGGTAATTGGGACAAACCGGATGCCTCTAAGCAATTGCACTATGCCAAAGCACATTACTTTTTAGGTATCGGCAGCCACATCAACGGTCTCTTGGACAAATCGGTAGAGTGGCACATCAAAGGCCTAAAAGATGCAGAAGCCGCCCATTCGGAAGAGTTTCAATACAAGAACAAAATCGGCTTGGCCCATAGTTACATACAAAACTCGGAAAGCGATAAAGCCCTTGAAACCCTGACAAAGGCCATTATGGATTTTGGCACCATGTTTCCGGAACTCACCATACAGGCCCAAATATTTATGGGCAATGCCCATTTGATGAAAGGAGAATACGAGTTGGCCAAAACACAATACGACGAGGCCTTGCGTATGGCCACCGACTTTAAGGATTTTGAAAAGCAACTTGCGGCAAAACTTGAACTGGCCAAACTGGCCCAAGCAACGGGAGCTATCGAAAAGGCATTTCAAGAGTACGAATCCGTTCGAAACCAAGCTTTGGCAAACGATCTTACCGCCATATATTTTGAAGGTTCGCTGCTATTGGCCAAGCTCTATTACTTGGAAGGGATGTACGAAACCGCGAACATAGCCCTAAGCATTGCCTATATCAATGCCATAGAGCGCGAAAACTTACAGTTCCAAAAGGAGACCTTAACGATGCAGGCCAGGAGTTTTTCGCAATTGGAAGACTATAAAAACGCCTATGCGGCAATGACCCAGCTGTTCCGTGTCAACAATAAGATCACGGCCAAACAACAACGGGAAATCATTAAAGAGCTCGAAATTCAATACGAAACCCTAGAAAAAGAGAAAACGATTTCAAGTCTTGAAGAAGAGCAAATCGCCAAGAACGCGGAATTAGAAAGGCAAAAAACGATTAAGAACGCATTTCTTATCGGCTTTTTAATCATATTGATCCCCATTATCGCCTTACTCTATGTTTACTATCAAAAAATTCAGGCCCAAAGCGAACTCACAAAAAAACAGGAAGTCATAAACCAGCAAAGGGTTACCGCCCTAAAACAAGAGCAAGAACTCAACTTGATCAAGGCCGCCATAGAAGGCCAAGACGAGGAGCGCAAACGAATCGCCCAAGAATTACACGACAGTATAGGCGGAAACCTAGCCGGAATCAAGCTACAGGTAGCTTCCCTGACCAAGGAATCTTCCAAGTGGAAGGAAATTAACCATCAACTGGACGAAACCTACCAACTGGTGCGCGATATATCGCATACGCTTATCCCCAAGAAATTCAAGCAACATGCTTTTTCAGAGCTTATCAGGGAATACATTGGCTCCATTTCCCGTAGCGGAAAACTTGAAATCGGTTTTTACCCCCATCCTGAAGCGGATATCAACGGCATTGACGACATGACCCAAATGGAGCTGTTCAAGGTTATTCAAGAATTGATGACCAATACCCTCAAACATGCCGAAGCAAGTCGGGTTGACATCCACTTGAACCTGCTGGAAAAGGAATTGTCACTTCTCTTTGAAGACAATGGAAAAGGATTTGACCCATCCGACATAAAAGAAGGTATCGGTTTTGAAAATATACGGAGCAGGATAAACCATATGAACGGTACGTTTCACATCGACTCATTACAAAACAGGGGCACTGTTATTTCCATAGAAATCCCCATAAAACCCACTTCAAATGAAATATAA
- the rpsO gene encoding 30S ribosomal protein S15, translated as MYLTKEVKAEIFKKHGGKEENTGSTEGQIALFTHRINHLTGHLKRNHKDFNTERSLVRLVGKRRSLLDYLKKKDIVKYRELIKELGIRK; from the coding sequence ATGTATCTAACAAAAGAAGTAAAAGCCGAAATCTTTAAGAAACACGGCGGAAAAGAGGAGAACACTGGTTCTACCGAAGGACAAATCGCATTGTTTACACACCGTATCAATCATTTGACCGGCCACTTAAAAAGAAACCACAAAGATTTCAACACTGAGCGTTCGTTAGTACGTTTGGTAGGTAAGAGAAGAAGTCTACTAGATTACTTGAAAAAGAAAGATATTGTAAAATATCGTGAGCTTATCAAGGAACTAGGCATTAGAAAATAA
- a CDS encoding polyribonucleotide nucleotidyltransferase gives MIPKVFKEVIDLGDGREISIETGKLAKQAHGSVVVQSGKCMLLCTVVSNYKQSDVDFLPLTVDYREKFAAAGRYPGGFFKREARPSDGEVLTMRLVDRVLRPLFPKDYHSETQVMIQLMSHDENVMPDAMAGLAASAAIQLSDFPFECAISEARVGRVNGEFIINPTRAQLEESDIDMMIGASADSVMMVEGEMDEISEEEMTEAIKFAHEAIKEQCAAQLRLAEAFGRKEVREYEPEREDEELAKKVHDLAYDKVYAVAKAGSAKHERTAAFDAIKEEVIATFSEEEQEEYGSLISKYFYKAEKAAVRDLTLNEGLRLDGRKTDEIRPIWCEVDYLPSTHGSAIFTRGETQALATVTLGTSRDSNQIDMPSHEGEERFYLHYNFPPFSTGEARPIRGTSRREVGHGNLAQRALKGMVPDDCPYTVRVVSEVLESNGSSSMATVCSGTMALMDAGVQLKKPVSGIAMGLITDTESGKYAVLSDILGDEDHLGDMDFKVTGTADGITACQMDIKVKGLSYEILVNALKQAKDGRLHILKKLTDTIAAPNPDVKPHSPKMVTRVIPNEFIGALIGPGGKVIQELQKETGTTIVINEDPVTEEGIVEILGTDQNGIDAVLTKIDSLMFKPEVGSVYEVKVIKMLDFGAVVEYLDAPGNEVLLHVSELAWERTENVSDVVNMGDVFDVKYMGTDPRTRKEKVSRKALLPKPEGFVERPPRNDKDRGRGRDDRRGGGRDRKPRRD, from the coding sequence ATGATTCCAAAAGTATTTAAAGAGGTCATCGACCTCGGGGACGGTAGGGAAATTTCTATCGAAACCGGAAAATTGGCAAAACAGGCCCATGGTTCTGTTGTTGTGCAATCAGGAAAATGTATGCTGTTGTGTACCGTTGTTTCCAATTACAAACAAAGTGATGTTGACTTTCTTCCACTTACGGTAGACTACCGCGAAAAATTTGCAGCAGCGGGCCGTTACCCAGGGGGGTTCTTCAAAAGAGAAGCCAGACCAAGTGATGGGGAAGTATTGACCATGCGTTTGGTGGACCGTGTACTACGCCCACTTTTCCCAAAAGATTACCACTCTGAAACCCAGGTGATGATCCAACTCATGTCGCATGACGAAAATGTAATGCCAGATGCAATGGCCGGTTTGGCTGCATCTGCCGCCATTCAATTATCCGATTTCCCATTTGAATGTGCTATTTCAGAAGCACGTGTCGGTCGTGTTAACGGTGAGTTCATCATCAACCCTACCAGAGCGCAATTAGAAGAGTCCGACATCGATATGATGATCGGTGCCTCTGCCGATTCCGTTATGATGGTAGAAGGTGAGATGGATGAAATTTCCGAAGAGGAAATGACAGAAGCCATCAAATTCGCACACGAAGCGATCAAAGAACAATGTGCCGCCCAATTAAGACTTGCCGAAGCTTTCGGAAGGAAAGAAGTTCGCGAGTACGAACCGGAAAGAGAAGACGAAGAATTGGCCAAAAAAGTTCACGACCTTGCTTATGACAAAGTATACGCCGTGGCAAAAGCCGGTTCAGCAAAACACGAGAGAACTGCCGCATTCGATGCCATCAAAGAAGAAGTAATAGCTACTTTCTCTGAAGAAGAGCAAGAAGAATACGGTTCCTTGATCTCTAAATATTTCTACAAGGCCGAGAAAGCCGCTGTTCGCGACCTTACCTTGAACGAGGGCTTACGTTTAGACGGACGTAAGACCGATGAAATCAGACCTATCTGGTGTGAAGTCGATTACTTGCCTTCAACACACGGTTCCGCTATTTTCACCCGAGGTGAAACCCAAGCCCTTGCAACCGTAACCTTAGGTACTTCTAGGGATTCCAACCAAATAGACATGCCATCGCACGAAGGCGAAGAGCGTTTCTATCTACATTATAACTTCCCTCCTTTCTCAACAGGTGAAGCAAGACCTATCCGTGGTACCTCCCGTAGGGAAGTAGGACATGGTAACTTGGCACAACGTGCCTTGAAAGGAATGGTTCCTGATGACTGCCCTTATACCGTACGTGTTGTTTCTGAAGTATTGGAATCTAACGGTTCTTCTTCTATGGCAACGGTATGTTCGGGTACTATGGCATTGATGGACGCCGGTGTTCAATTGAAAAAACCGGTATCAGGTATCGCCATGGGCTTGATTACAGATACGGAAAGTGGTAAATATGCCGTACTTTCAGATATTTTAGGGGATGAAGATCACTTAGGTGATATGGACTTTAAAGTAACCGGTACCGCCGATGGTATTACCGCTTGCCAAATGGACATTAAGGTAAAAGGCCTTTCTTACGAAATTTTGGTAAATGCCTTGAAGCAAGCCAAAGATGGTCGTTTACACATCCTTAAAAAACTGACCGATACTATCGCCGCTCCGAACCCAGACGTAAAACCTCACTCTCCGAAGATGGTAACCCGTGTAATTCCTAACGAATTCATTGGTGCACTTATCGGACCTGGTGGAAAAGTGATCCAAGAACTTCAGAAAGAAACCGGAACTACCATTGTTATCAATGAAGATCCCGTTACCGAAGAAGGTATTGTTGAAATATTGGGTACGGACCAAAATGGTATCGATGCGGTATTGACCAAAATAGACTCTTTAATGTTCAAACCTGAAGTAGGCAGTGTTTACGAGGTGAAGGTCATTAAAATGTTAGATTTCGGTGCCGTAGTCGAATATTTAGACGCCCCGGGCAATGAAGTATTGTTGCACGTGTCCGAATTGGCATGGGAACGCACCGAAAATGTTTCCGATGTTGTAAACATGGGCGATGTTTTTGACGTAAAATACATGGGTACCGACCCTAGAACCCGCAAAGAAAAGGTTTCTAGAAAAGCCTTGTTACCTAAACCCGAAGGTTTTGTAGAAAGACCACCACGTAACGACAAGGATCGTGGTCGCGGTAGGGACGATAGACGAGGTGGCGGACGTGATCGCAAACCTAGAAGAGATTAA
- the rpe gene encoding ribulose-phosphate 3-epimerase, whose product MSKTKIAPSLLAADFGNLQRDIEMVNESDADWHHIDIMDGVFVPNISYGMPVVKTIAKHATKPLDVHLMIVDPDRYIKTFAELGATHLTVHYEACTHLHRTIQAIKAEGMKAGVALNPHTNVNLLKNVIKDLDIALIMSVNPGFGGQSFIENTYEKIHNLKELIKESDAPTLIEVDGGVNSKNAKALIKAGADALVAGSFIFNTEDPKQTISELKKSTDRWSIFEL is encoded by the coding sequence ATGAGCAAGACAAAAATTGCACCTTCCCTTCTGGCGGCCGATTTCGGCAACTTGCAGCGCGATATAGAAATGGTAAACGAAAGTGATGCGGACTGGCACCATATCGACATTATGGACGGGGTATTCGTACCCAACATCTCCTACGGTATGCCCGTCGTAAAAACCATTGCCAAGCATGCTACAAAGCCCTTAGATGTGCACTTGATGATTGTAGACCCAGACCGTTATATCAAAACTTTTGCCGAGCTGGGCGCCACCCATCTGACCGTTCACTACGAAGCTTGCACACATTTACACCGAACGATACAGGCCATAAAGGCAGAAGGCATGAAGGCCGGGGTTGCCCTAAACCCGCATACCAATGTCAACCTGCTCAAAAACGTAATAAAAGATTTGGACATTGCCCTTATCATGAGCGTTAATCCGGGATTTGGGGGACAAAGTTTTATTGAAAATACCTATGAAAAGATACACAACCTCAAAGAACTGATCAAAGAATCGGACGCCCCTACCCTAATAGAGGTCGATGGCGGTGTCAATTCAAAAAACGCAAAAGCCCTGATCAAAGCCGGTGCCGATGCCCTGGTAGCGGGAAGCTTTATCTTTAATACCGAAGACCCAAAACAGACCATTTCAGAACTTAAAAAATCTACCGATAGATGGAGCATTTTCGAGTTGTAA